The following coding sequences are from one Virgibacillus necropolis window:
- the hemC gene encoding hydroxymethylbilane synthase, whose protein sequence is MRKIIVGTRKSNLALTQTNWVINELKKAGVPYEFETKKIVTKGDKILDVTLSKVGGKGLFVKEIEQAMYDKEIDFAVHSMKDMPSEMPEGLSIACIPERADHRDAYIAKNHVKLNNLPEGAIVGTSSLRRAAQVLAQRPDVTIKSVRGNIETRLRKLQEEDYDAIILAVAGMQRVGWNEAIITDYLDPEVCLPAVGQGALAIECRTDDDEVKEMLAKINNGYTTRTVTAERTFLKLLEGSCQVPIAGYAYLEKDEVILTALVSSADGTVILKETIRGNDPIAVGKEASSNLIARGAKDIVDEVKEELNE, encoded by the coding sequence ATGCGTAAAATTATCGTTGGAACAAGGAAAAGTAATCTTGCATTAACACAAACCAATTGGGTTATTAACGAATTGAAGAAAGCCGGCGTTCCCTACGAATTTGAAACAAAAAAGATAGTGACAAAAGGGGACAAGATCCTTGATGTAACGTTATCAAAGGTTGGGGGTAAAGGGCTGTTTGTAAAAGAAATTGAACAAGCTATGTATGATAAAGAGATTGATTTTGCCGTGCATAGTATGAAAGACATGCCTTCTGAAATGCCTGAAGGACTGTCAATTGCGTGTATTCCAGAACGCGCTGATCACCGTGATGCCTATATTGCAAAAAATCACGTAAAATTAAATAATTTACCTGAAGGTGCAATTGTTGGAACTAGTAGCTTAAGACGTGCTGCTCAAGTTTTAGCACAACGTCCAGATGTAACTATCAAATCAGTGCGTGGCAATATAGAAACACGTTTACGCAAGCTTCAAGAAGAAGATTATGATGCTATTATTTTAGCAGTTGCCGGAATGCAGCGTGTTGGTTGGAATGAAGCTATCATTACTGACTACTTGGATCCTGAGGTATGTCTACCTGCTGTCGGGCAAGGTGCACTTGCTATAGAATGTCGTACGGATGACGATGAAGTAAAAGAAATGCTTGCAAAAATAAATAATGGTTATACAACTAGAACAGTTACTGCAGAACGAACATTTCTTAAGCTTTTAGAGGGTAGCTGTCAAGTACCAATTGCCGGATATGCTTATTTAGAAAAAGATGAGGTTATTTTGACCGCGCTCGTTTCAAGTGCAGATGGAACAGTTATATTAAAAGAAACAATTAGAGGGAACGACCCTATTGCAGTTGGAAAAGAAGCTTCGTCCAATTTAATTGCTCGCGGTGCAAAAGATATTGTGGATGAAGTGAAAGAGGAGCTAAATGAGTAA
- a CDS encoding ATP-grasp domain-containing protein, with product MKYKGWLIYSQLDAEDNSSYINWFLEEAELQSLDLKLAIRENLAIGIIDDKRTILLNNKPIAPPDFAVVRTIDPFLSLHLESMGIRVFNSSSIAQICNNKELTHHYVHGLGVPMVDTIFANSNQLPNLQVLEFPFVIKESTGRGGKQVFLIENEKDWQDSLPNLTSKTSIMQTCNVKHGKDLRVFVVGNEIVGAVLRENSRDFRANFKLGGSASLYSLSKEEVKLVQTIIEHFQFDMVGIDFLFSKDQKLLFNEIEDVVGSRTLSAVSDSNLLQKYNAYIRSQLS from the coding sequence ATGAAATACAAAGGGTGGTTGATTTATAGCCAACTGGATGCTGAGGACAACTCTTCTTATATAAACTGGTTTTTAGAAGAGGCTGAATTACAAAGTCTTGATCTTAAATTAGCTATTAGAGAAAACCTTGCAATAGGTATTATTGATGATAAACGAACTATTTTATTAAACAATAAGCCAATTGCTCCGCCAGATTTTGCTGTAGTAAGGACCATTGATCCTTTTCTAAGCTTACATCTCGAAAGTATGGGAATTCGTGTGTTTAATTCATCGTCTATCGCTCAAATCTGTAATAACAAAGAATTAACTCATCACTATGTTCATGGGCTAGGTGTGCCAATGGTGGATACTATTTTCGCCAATTCTAATCAATTACCTAACTTACAAGTACTAGAATTCCCTTTTGTCATAAAGGAATCCACTGGTCGTGGTGGAAAACAAGTTTTTCTTATAGAAAATGAGAAGGATTGGCAAGATTCTTTACCAAATCTAACCTCAAAAACTAGTATCATGCAAACCTGTAACGTCAAGCACGGTAAAGATCTACGGGTTTTTGTAGTTGGAAATGAAATTGTGGGAGCCGTTTTACGCGAAAACTCAAGGGACTTTCGAGCGAATTTTAAACTTGGTGGTTCAGCAAGTCTATATTCTTTAAGCAAAGAAGAAGTTAAATTAGTGCAAACCATCATTGAACATTTTCAATTCGATATGGTTGGTATCGATTTCTTATTTAGTAAGGACCAGAAATTACTATTCAACGAAATAGAAGATGTAGTTGGCTCAAGAACGCTTAGCGCCGTAAGTGATAGCAACCTTTTACAAAAATATAATGCTTACATTAGATCACAGTTATCGTAA
- a CDS encoding valine--tRNA ligase, translated as MSEKPKSTLPSKYDPQTVEKNRYQFWLDGKYFEATADPKKEPFTIVIPPPNVTGKLHLGHAWDTAMQDTISRMKRMQGYDVLWLPGMDHAGIATQAKVEAKLKEQGQSRYDLGREKFVDKVWEWKEEYASHIRKQWEKLGLGLDYSRERFTMDVGLSEAVREVFVKLYNKGLIYRGEYIINWDPKTKTALSDIEVIHKEIQGHFYHLRYPIKDSEESIEIATTRPETMLGDTAVAVHPKDDRYKHLVGKKVILPIVGREIEIVADDYVDMEFGSGAVKITPAHDPNDFEIGNRHKLERVLVMNEDGTMNENAGKYKGLDRFECRIQIVNDLKELGVLFEIEDHTHTVGHSERSNAVVEPYLSTQWFVNMQPLADASVEMQKNDGKVNFVPDRFENTYLHWMDNIRDWCISRQLWWGHRIPAWYHKETNEIYVGKEAPADSENWEQDNDVLDTWFSSALWPFSTMGWPDKDAEDFKRHFPNDVLVTGYDIIFFWVARMIFQSLEFTGERPFKDVVMHGLIRDAEGRKMSKSLGNGVDPMDVIDKYGADSLRYFLLTGSSPGQDLRFYWEKVESTWNFANKIWNASRFCLMNMENFSYEDIDLSGEKSIADKWILTRLNETIEQVSKNTTKYEFGEAGRYLYNFIWDDFCDWYIEMAKLPLYGEDAPKKKTTQSVLAYVLDNIMRMLHPFMPFITEEIWQELPHQGESITVAKWPEVRKDLHDEQAMKEMERLVSIIKSVRNIRAEVNTPMSKQVKLLVQAEDETTVKELEFNRTYIERFCNTSELVIASSVDVPEKAMSAVVTGLELFLPLEGLIDIEKERTRLESELEKWAKEVERVQKKLANEGFVKKAPEAVVAEEKQKEQDYLEKHTKVKARLMELNN; from the coding sequence ATGTCGGAAAAACCAAAAAGCACGCTGCCCTCAAAGTATGATCCGCAGACTGTTGAAAAGAACCGTTATCAATTTTGGTTAGACGGTAAATATTTTGAAGCAACTGCTGATCCAAAAAAGGAGCCTTTTACAATCGTAATACCTCCTCCAAATGTAACAGGAAAGTTACACTTAGGTCATGCATGGGACACTGCTATGCAAGATACCATATCAAGAATGAAGCGTATGCAAGGGTATGATGTTCTGTGGTTACCAGGGATGGACCATGCAGGTATTGCAACACAAGCTAAAGTAGAAGCAAAGCTGAAAGAACAAGGTCAGTCTCGTTATGATTTAGGGCGGGAGAAATTTGTTGATAAGGTATGGGAATGGAAAGAGGAATATGCAAGCCATATTCGGAAACAATGGGAGAAATTAGGGCTAGGACTTGATTATTCCCGTGAGCGCTTTACCATGGACGTGGGATTATCAGAAGCTGTACGTGAAGTTTTCGTTAAGCTGTATAACAAGGGCTTAATTTATCGTGGTGAATATATTATTAACTGGGATCCGAAAACTAAAACAGCACTTTCAGATATAGAAGTTATTCATAAGGAAATTCAAGGTCATTTTTATCACTTGAGATATCCAATTAAAGATAGTGAAGAGTCTATTGAAATAGCTACAACTCGTCCGGAAACAATGCTTGGTGACACTGCGGTAGCGGTACATCCTAAAGATGATCGTTACAAACATTTAGTAGGTAAAAAGGTTATTTTGCCAATTGTTGGTCGTGAAATAGAAATAGTTGCCGATGATTATGTGGACATGGAATTTGGTTCAGGTGCAGTAAAAATCACACCTGCACATGATCCTAACGATTTTGAAATTGGCAATCGCCACAAGCTCGAACGCGTTCTAGTTATGAATGAAGATGGTACGATGAACGAGAATGCAGGTAAATACAAAGGACTGGATCGTTTTGAATGTCGCATACAAATCGTAAATGATTTAAAAGAACTTGGTGTGCTTTTCGAGATAGAAGATCATACGCATACAGTTGGTCATTCTGAGCGTAGTAACGCTGTTGTTGAACCGTATTTATCTACACAGTGGTTTGTCAACATGCAGCCACTCGCAGATGCGTCTGTAGAAATGCAAAAAAATGATGGAAAAGTTAATTTCGTTCCTGATCGGTTTGAAAATACCTATCTACATTGGATGGATAATATTCGGGATTGGTGTATTTCAAGGCAGCTTTGGTGGGGACATCGAATTCCAGCATGGTACCATAAAGAAACAAATGAAATTTATGTTGGGAAAGAAGCACCAGCAGATAGTGAAAACTGGGAACAGGATAATGATGTACTAGATACATGGTTCTCATCTGCTTTATGGCCATTTTCTACAATGGGTTGGCCGGATAAAGATGCAGAGGACTTTAAGCGTCATTTCCCAAATGACGTGCTTGTTACAGGATATGACATTATCTTCTTCTGGGTAGCCCGAATGATTTTTCAATCACTTGAATTTACTGGTGAACGTCCATTTAAAGATGTAGTGATGCATGGGTTAATTCGCGATGCGGAAGGTAGAAAAATGAGTAAGTCACTTGGTAATGGTGTTGATCCAATGGATGTAATCGACAAATATGGAGCAGATTCACTGCGCTACTTTTTATTAACAGGATCATCACCTGGGCAGGACCTCCGTTTTTATTGGGAAAAGGTAGAGTCTACCTGGAACTTTGCCAACAAAATATGGAATGCATCACGTTTTTGCCTGATGAACATGGAGAACTTTTCCTATGAAGACATTGATTTGTCGGGTGAAAAATCAATTGCAGACAAGTGGATTTTGACACGATTAAATGAAACCATTGAACAGGTTTCAAAAAACACAACAAAATATGAATTTGGTGAAGCGGGTCGTTATTTATATAACTTCATTTGGGATGATTTTTGTGATTGGTATATCGAAATGGCCAAACTTCCATTGTATGGTGAAGACGCGCCTAAGAAAAAAACAACCCAATCTGTACTCGCTTATGTATTAGATAATATAATGCGTATGTTACACCCATTCATGCCATTTATCACAGAAGAAATTTGGCAAGAGTTACCACACCAAGGTGAATCTATTACTGTTGCAAAATGGCCTGAAGTTCGGAAGGATTTACATGACGAACAAGCAATGAAAGAAATGGAACGCCTTGTTTCTATCATAAAATCAGTACGTAACATACGCGCTGAAGTAAATACACCAATGTCTAAACAAGTGAAGCTTCTTGTTCAGGCCGAAGACGAAACAACAGTTAAGGAATTAGAATTCAATCGAACCTATATCGAACGATTTTGTAATACGAGTGAATTAGTGATTGCATCTAGTGTTGATGTTCCAGAAAAAGCAATGTCGGCAGTTGTTACTGGCCTAGAGTTATTTTTGCCACTGGAAGGCCTGATTGATATTGAAAAAGAACGTACGAGGTTAGAAAGTGAATTAGAAAAATGGGCTAAGGAAGTTGAAAGGGTACAAAAGAAGCTAGCAAATGAGGGCTTTGTTAAAAAAGCTCCAGAGGCAGTTGTAGCAGAAGAGAAACAAAAAGAACAGGACTATCTAGAAAAGCATACCAAAGTAAAAGCTCGCTTAATGGAATTAAATAATTAA
- a CDS encoding uroporphyrinogen-III synthase: protein MLQPLQGKEILITREKSQSQSFADLVKDLGGIPIKIPLLKITCKPYMEESYLLDQVTNYQWIFFTSANGIHCFFKWLKEYEISFSELDSVQFAVVGHKTGEILLEYGITATFFPSIYNAEVMAAEFLQQVTINGQLLIVKGNKSRTVLQEAFTKNNVAFDEITIYETRSNSGNQSLLNNYLNKDYPDFITFTSPSSVEAFIEMVDKDKHLTYIQKTPCVCIGSTTETCANKLGFTQTMIPEQYTTRGMVERIAHYIKERG, encoded by the coding sequence ATGTTACAGCCATTACAAGGAAAAGAGATTTTGATTACAAGAGAAAAAAGTCAATCACAATCTTTTGCTGATTTAGTTAAAGACTTAGGTGGTATTCCTATCAAAATACCACTATTAAAAATCACGTGTAAACCTTACATGGAGGAATCCTATTTACTTGACCAGGTAACAAATTACCAATGGATTTTCTTTACAAGTGCAAATGGTATTCACTGTTTTTTTAAATGGTTAAAAGAGTACGAAATTTCCTTTAGCGAGCTTGATTCCGTTCAATTTGCCGTAGTTGGTCATAAGACAGGAGAAATTTTACTTGAATATGGCATAACCGCTACTTTTTTTCCGTCTATATACAATGCAGAAGTTATGGCGGCTGAATTTTTACAACAAGTTACAATTAATGGACAACTTTTAATCGTTAAAGGGAATAAGTCTCGCACGGTTCTACAAGAAGCATTTACAAAAAATAACGTTGCCTTTGATGAAATTACAATTTATGAAACAAGGAGTAATAGTGGTAATCAAAGCCTATTAAACAACTATTTAAATAAAGATTATCCAGATTTTATTACGTTTACGAGCCCCTCATCTGTGGAAGCATTTATTGAAATGGTTGATAAAGATAAACACTTAACGTATATACAAAAAACACCTTGTGTGTGCATCGGATCAACAACTGAAACATGTGCCAATAAATTGGGGTTTACTCAAACAATGATACCGGAACAATATACAACCAGGGGCATGGTAGAAAGAATTGCCCATTACATAAAAGAGAGAGGATAG
- the ccsA gene encoding cytochrome c biogenesis protein CcsA has product MFETKWIYEIILIIYGLSLTCYFIDFIQNNQKANRIAFWLLSMVWIIQSFFLFKQVFLENSFPVLSLYDGLFFYSWVLVTFSLIINRLFTIHFIVFFTNLFGFFILLMYILTEAQQERLEHGVQLVNEILITHITLSIVSYGFFTLSFLLSIMYLIQYQLLKNKQGMKWMWRLGDLKQLDRYSFIAITLGVPLLLLGIILGVVWAYVANAEFYWFDLKTFGSIFVLGVYALYLLLRMVKGYQGKSIAIYNTAAFLILLINFLLFSLLSNFHF; this is encoded by the coding sequence ATGTTTGAAACGAAATGGATTTATGAGATTATTCTAATCATTTATGGCTTAAGTTTGACCTGCTATTTCATTGATTTTATTCAGAATAACCAGAAGGCAAATAGAATCGCCTTCTGGTTACTTAGTATGGTCTGGATTATTCAAAGCTTTTTTTTATTTAAACAAGTTTTCTTAGAGAATAGCTTTCCAGTTTTATCACTATATGATGGTCTCTTTTTCTATTCCTGGGTACTGGTCACATTTTCTTTAATCATCAATCGCTTATTTACCATACATTTTATCGTATTTTTTACAAATTTATTTGGTTTCTTTATTCTATTGATGTATATATTAACGGAAGCTCAGCAAGAAAGACTGGAACATGGCGTACAGCTTGTGAACGAAATACTTATTACACATATTACCCTGTCGATTGTTTCCTATGGCTTTTTTACATTATCTTTCCTGCTTTCGATTATGTACTTGATTCAATATCAATTATTAAAAAATAAACAGGGCATGAAATGGATGTGGAGGTTAGGTGATTTAAAACAGCTTGATCGATATTCATTTATAGCTATAACACTTGGTGTACCATTATTATTACTAGGTATTATCCTTGGAGTTGTTTGGGCTTATGTCGCTAACGCTGAGTTTTATTGGTTCGATTTAAAGACATTCGGTTCTATATTTGTACTTGGAGTATATGCGCTTTATTTGTTGCTGCGAATGGTAAAAGGGTATCAAGGAAAATCGATTGCGATTTACAACACTGCAGCTTTTTTAATCTTACTTATTAATTTTTTATTATTTAGTTTATTATCTAATTTCCACTTTTAA
- the hemL gene encoding glutamate-1-semialdehyde 2,1-aminomutase has product MKQFDKSHDAYKEAVDLMPGGVNSPVRAFKSVGMSPIFMESGKGSKINDIDGNEYIDYVLSWGPLIHGHADDRVIEKLKETAGKGTSFGAPTLIENKLAQLVIDRVPSIEMVRMVNSGTEATMSALRVARGYTGRDKILKFEGNYHGHGDSLLIKAGSGVATLGLPDSPGVPASIAENTITVPYNDIESLRLAFANFGSEIAAVIVEPVSGNMGVVPPKDDFLQELRKITDDHGTVLIFDEVMTGFRVDYDCAQGFFGVTPDLTCLGKVIGGGLPVGAYGGKREIMEKVAPAGPIYQAGTLSGNPLAMIAGYETLKALTKESYAELNEKVDTLVAGFKQAAIDFEIPLYINRAGSMVGVFFTNEPVDNFESAKQSNLDYFAQYYRAMIEEGVFLPPSQFEGLFLSTAHTNEDIENTIKAIRNAFSALNK; this is encoded by the coding sequence ATGAAACAATTTGACAAATCACATGATGCCTATAAAGAGGCGGTAGATTTAATGCCAGGTGGTGTTAACTCACCTGTTCGTGCTTTCAAGTCTGTTGGAATGTCGCCTATTTTCATGGAGTCTGGTAAAGGGTCCAAAATTAATGATATTGATGGTAATGAATATATTGACTACGTTTTGAGTTGGGGTCCTTTAATTCACGGTCATGCAGATGATCGTGTTATTGAAAAACTTAAGGAAACAGCAGGAAAAGGTACTAGCTTCGGTGCACCGACATTAATTGAGAATAAACTAGCTCAGCTTGTAATTGATCGTGTACCATCAATCGAAATGGTACGTATGGTTAATTCTGGTACAGAAGCAACGATGAGTGCATTACGAGTTGCAAGAGGATATACAGGTCGTGACAAGATTTTAAAATTTGAAGGAAACTATCATGGACATGGTGATTCATTGTTAATCAAGGCAGGATCAGGAGTAGCAACGTTAGGTTTACCAGATAGTCCAGGTGTACCTGCATCGATTGCTGAAAATACCATTACAGTCCCGTACAATGACATAGAAAGCTTACGTCTTGCATTTGCTAACTTTGGAAGTGAAATAGCTGCTGTTATTGTTGAACCTGTTTCAGGAAATATGGGAGTTGTTCCTCCAAAAGATGACTTTTTACAAGAACTGCGCAAGATCACAGATGATCACGGAACTGTCCTTATCTTTGATGAAGTAATGACAGGATTTCGTGTAGATTATGATTGTGCACAAGGATTCTTTGGTGTGACACCTGATTTAACCTGTCTGGGTAAAGTAATAGGTGGTGGACTTCCAGTTGGGGCGTATGGTGGAAAGCGAGAAATCATGGAAAAGGTTGCTCCTGCTGGTCCGATCTATCAAGCTGGAACGTTGTCTGGTAACCCACTTGCAATGATAGCTGGATATGAAACATTGAAAGCATTAACAAAAGAATCCTATGCAGAATTGAATGAAAAAGTTGATACATTGGTAGCAGGCTTCAAACAGGCTGCTATTGATTTTGAAATTCCGTTATATATAAACCGTGCTGGTTCAATGGTGGGCGTATTTTTCACAAACGAACCTGTAGATAATTTCGAGAGTGCAAAGCAGTCTAATTTGGATTACTTCGCGCAGTATTACCGGGCCATGATTGAAGAAGGTGTCTTTCTTCCGCCATCCCAATTTGAAGGACTGTTCCTTTCAACAGCTCATACAAATGAAGATATAGAAAATACAATTAAAGCAATAAGAAATGCCTTTTCTGCATTAAATAAATAG
- the hemB gene encoding porphobilinogen synthase produces the protein MTSNLNFKRHRRLRTSSSMRSIVRENHLRKEDLIYPFFVIEGEGIRNEVSSMPGVSQLSLDNIVDEMKEVHMLGIPSVIVFGVPDAKDEVGTGAYVNDGIVQQAIRLIKEEVPELLVIADTCLCEFTSHGHCGVIHDGDVDNDESLELLAKTAVSQVEAGADIIAPSNMMDGFVIAIRTALDEAGFTSIPIMSYAVKYSSAFYGPFREAADSTPQFGDRKSYQMDPANRLEAIREAESDIEEGADFLIVKPALSYLDIVRDIKDNFNAPVVAYNVSGEYAMVKAAAMNGWIDEKSLVMEKLTSMKRAGADLIITYFAKDVARWLSE, from the coding sequence ATGACTAGTAATTTAAACTTTAAACGTCATCGTCGCTTACGGACTTCATCCAGCATGCGGTCAATCGTTCGAGAAAATCATCTACGAAAAGAGGATTTAATATATCCTTTCTTTGTCATTGAGGGGGAAGGTATTCGTAATGAGGTTTCTTCTATGCCTGGTGTGTCTCAACTTTCACTAGATAATATTGTTGACGAAATGAAGGAAGTTCATATGTTGGGAATCCCTTCTGTTATAGTATTTGGTGTGCCTGATGCAAAAGATGAAGTGGGTACTGGTGCATACGTTAATGATGGCATTGTGCAACAGGCAATCCGTCTTATTAAGGAAGAGGTACCAGAATTACTCGTTATAGCTGATACATGCTTATGTGAGTTTACATCTCATGGCCATTGTGGTGTCATTCATGACGGTGATGTTGACAATGATGAATCCCTTGAATTATTGGCTAAAACGGCTGTATCACAAGTGGAAGCAGGCGCTGACATTATTGCACCATCTAATATGATGGATGGTTTTGTCATCGCGATTCGTACTGCATTAGATGAAGCCGGCTTCACGTCTATACCTATCATGTCGTATGCAGTTAAGTATTCTTCAGCATTTTATGGTCCATTTCGAGAAGCAGCAGATAGCACACCACAATTCGGTGATCGGAAATCCTATCAAATGGATCCAGCAAATCGTCTAGAAGCGATCCGTGAAGCTGAATCAGATATAGAAGAGGGTGCAGACTTTCTTATTGTGAAACCAGCTTTGTCTTATCTAGACATCGTTCGAGATATCAAGGATAACTTTAATGCACCAGTCGTTGCTTACAATGTAAGTGGTGAGTATGCGATGGTAAAAGCGGCAGCAATGAACGGATGGATTGATGAAAAATCGTTGGTAATGGAAAAACTTACATCAATGAAACGTGCAGGAGCAGATTTAATCATAACGTATTTTGCAAAAGATGTTGCAAGATGGTTAAGTGAATAA
- the spoVID gene encoding stage VI sporulation protein D gives MSQEKAMFSFELNESLYFERGQGVAEILGISLEPEISIQPFNDYISIRGVIELNGEYQRVGEGETREDNFYDLDDYSTRRYVEQVVEAERGEASFSHRFPVEISVPTYRVNDMNDVTVSIDFFDYEIPDQNQLRLTSIIAIQGINDVVESTDEVEVEDRLEEEEGVEEEIVTPDVVASPEEVIFPEKENTFRFDIKQQVEEDIKQEEQEEQDQQQQVERQQTYFREPYYPADESEDEIVVEDEPNQSPTSSVKSSEDKKVEQPSGEKIDYLSDMFRQDEENYSKVRLCIVQDNDTIDTIAQRYKINPLNIYKQNNLEDETISEGQLLYIPLNQSK, from the coding sequence TTGTCACAAGAAAAAGCGATGTTTAGTTTTGAGTTGAATGAATCCTTATATTTTGAACGAGGACAGGGGGTTGCTGAAATTCTTGGTATATCCCTTGAGCCCGAAATATCCATTCAACCATTTAATGATTATATTTCCATTAGAGGTGTTATTGAGTTAAATGGGGAATATCAGAGGGTAGGTGAAGGCGAAACAAGAGAAGATAATTTCTATGACTTGGATGATTATTCTACTCGGCGTTACGTAGAACAGGTAGTTGAGGCTGAACGTGGAGAAGCATCTTTTTCTCACCGTTTTCCTGTAGAGATTTCAGTCCCTACTTATCGTGTAAATGATATGAATGATGTTACAGTATCTATTGATTTCTTTGATTATGAAATACCTGATCAAAATCAACTTAGATTAACATCGATAATTGCTATACAAGGTATAAATGATGTAGTCGAATCAACAGATGAAGTGGAAGTTGAAGATAGGTTGGAGGAGGAAGAAGGAGTGGAGGAAGAAATTGTTACTCCAGATGTGGTTGCCTCCCCCGAGGAAGTTATTTTTCCCGAAAAAGAAAATACGTTTCGTTTTGATATAAAGCAACAAGTTGAAGAGGATATAAAACAAGAAGAACAAGAAGAACAAGATCAACAACAACAAGTAGAGCGCCAACAAACATATTTTCGTGAACCGTACTATCCAGCAGATGAATCTGAGGATGAAATAGTGGTGGAGGATGAGCCGAATCAATCCCCTACATCTTCTGTTAAATCATCAGAGGATAAAAAAGTAGAACAACCTAGTGGGGAAAAAATAGATTATCTTTCTGATATGTTTAGACAAGACGAGGAAAACTACTCAAAGGTGAGACTATGTATTGTGCAGGACAATGACACGATTGACACAATTGCACAAAGGTATAAAATAAATCCGCTTAATATTTATAAACAAAATAATTTAGAAGATGAAACGATAAGTGAAGGACAGTTACTATATATTCCCTTAAATCAAAGCAAGTAA
- a CDS encoding ATP-grasp domain-containing protein has product MNGWIIYNGYLRGSKFLDFAEWLQEAARQKEVTTSIWKNSELLAYLADQKPTLLHVNDHHLPEFVIFTDKDIYLANQLEQMGIRVYNSSDAIRVSDDKILTYQALSSQNLPIPKTVIAPKVFTNDTDVDYAVCQQAIHTLGLPLIMKEAFGSFGEQVYLVHTEVELEKKAKSLQGKAFIFQEFIVSSYGRDMRLHVVGDEVVAAMVRTASDDFRANVTAGGTMQAYQPTDKEIAIAVAATKAIGADFAGVDLLFGTDGNPIICEINSNAHIRNMFDCTKVNVADYIIDYIIDMQKGLFQ; this is encoded by the coding sequence ATGAATGGTTGGATTATTTATAATGGTTACTTACGTGGCAGTAAATTTCTCGATTTTGCCGAATGGTTACAAGAAGCAGCAAGGCAAAAAGAAGTTACTACCTCCATTTGGAAAAATAGCGAGCTTTTAGCATATTTGGCTGATCAAAAGCCCACATTACTACATGTAAATGATCATCATTTACCTGAATTTGTTATTTTTACAGACAAAGATATTTATTTAGCAAACCAATTAGAACAGATGGGGATTCGAGTATATAATAGCTCGGATGCTATCCGGGTTAGTGATGACAAAATCTTAACCTACCAGGCTTTATCATCACAGAACCTTCCAATACCAAAAACGGTAATTGCTCCAAAGGTTTTTACGAATGACACAGATGTGGATTATGCAGTTTGTCAACAAGCCATCCATACCTTAGGTTTACCTTTAATTATGAAGGAAGCATTCGGTTCATTTGGTGAACAAGTATATCTAGTCCACACGGAAGTAGAGCTAGAAAAGAAGGCAAAATCATTACAAGGAAAAGCCTTTATCTTTCAAGAATTTATCGTTTCAAGCTATGGTAGAGACATGCGTTTACATGTCGTTGGAGATGAGGTAGTTGCCGCTATGGTACGAACCGCTTCAGACGACTTTCGTGCAAACGTAACAGCTGGTGGAACGATGCAGGCCTATCAACCTACAGATAAAGAGATTGCAATTGCTGTTGCCGCGACCAAAGCGATTGGTGCTGATTTTGCTGGAGTAGATTTGCTCTTTGGAACAGACGGCAACCCAATTATTTGCGAAATAAATTCTAATGCCCACATACGTAATATGTTTGATTGTACAAAAGTAAATGTTGCAGATTATATCATTGATTATATAATTGACATGCAAAAAGGGTTATTCCAATGA